DNA from Triplophysa dalaica isolate WHDGS20190420 chromosome 9, ASM1584641v1, whole genome shotgun sequence:
gtcgTCTAAGCGGCAGGTTTAACATGTGTAGTTGCATTCCATTCCCTTCGCCTATACAGAAGGACACAATAATACCGAATATGCAAGAATGATGTCGAATTAATCAACCTGACCAGTTAAAACAGGAACCGCACAGAGGATGTTACATTGTGGAAGTGGGCTTTGTAGTCATTGGCAGTTTAGGTGCAGCAGACTCATTTCTATACGGCACTGGTTTTTATGAACGTTACGGTTTTGATGAACAGAAGCAGTAAAATAAACCAGCCGTTCAGTGGCTTgatatttgatgtgtttgtccTATTTAGATCCTCTTGAGATCTGGCATGCCATGGTAATCTAACAGTCTTTTAGTTTCTTTATCTTTTCCATCACCTGATTTTAAGGGTTGAGAACCACACAGCAGTTTCTCTGTAAATATGACCGTTTGTTTATGACAAGCCAGTCCATATATGGCCATTTATCTTGGTTGTGATTTAATCTTTAATCCACATCTCATATCGCACGGCAATGCATTGACCGAATACATATACTGTCAATATGTTTTGTGGTGTAGATCTGCATATAGCTAAGTAAACATTACTGTGTTTCTTTGACTCCAGTACCAGGTGGGTCAGCTGTACTCGGTGGCAGAGGCCAGTAAGAAGGAAACGGGGGGAGGAGAAGGAGTGGAGGTTTTGAAAAATGAACCCTACGAGAAGGAAGGAGAGAAAGGACAGTACACGCACAAGATCTACCACCTGCAGAGGTTCGATTtgataaaatctaattttgtaGTATTTTTGTGTACCACCATGTACCATCTGATCCCATTACTGTCttttaaacatgtatataaACAAGGTCACAATCTAATTGTTTTGTAGTAAAGTGCCATCATTTGTACGGTTGCTGGCACCATCATCTGCCCTCAGTATCCACGAGGAGGCCTGGAATGCTTACCCATACTGCCGCACAGGTACCATCCACAGCATGAATATACAACTATATCAAGCTATGAGCTGCATGGATATTTTAACTGGTGTTTGATGAATTCAGTGTTCATATAATGCAGAAATTTATAACAATGGTTTTCTTCTCCTTGTGTCCCCCACATCCTCAAACATCATTCCAGTTCTCACGGTGAGTCACGTGTGTTGCATAACCACAGATTAAAGGCACATCCATGTTTAGAAATGAACatcagttgtgtgtgtttctccgtCTCGCCTGTAGAACGAGTACATGAAGGACAATTTTCTAATCATGATCGAGACCTGGCACAAACCTGACCTCGGCGAACTGGACAATGTGAGTATCCAGACACAATAACGATGTTAAACGCCGATTAACTGtgataatgtgttaaaatgaatttgatttGCTACGCCAAACTACATAATCGGGATATCGATGGGCAGTTTGGACACCTGAAAAAAACGTCTCTatgctttctgtttttcatttgtttttccgAAGGTCCATAAGCTTGGCCCAGAACAGTGGAAGAAGGTCGAGGTAGTTCACATTGACATTGCCAACAGATCTCAGGTGGACACCAAAGTAAGAACGATTGAGTTTTTACTTCAGATGCGATCATGTGGAGATGTATACGAATCAGATTTGTGTTTTGATCAAATTGCGACGTAAACCTAACTTCTCGTGAACTTCCCTAACAGGACTACAAACCAGATGAGGATCCGGCCACATTTAAATCGGAGAAGACAGGAAGAGGGCCATTAGGAGCTAACTGGAAGGTGTGACTCGACTTGAAGCAACAGTGATTTTGTGTTGTCCTGGAGTTGAATGTTAAAGATTTGTTCCTGTGTCTTTGCAGAAAGAACTTCCTCAGAAGACAGACTGCCCTCACATGTGCGCTTATAAACTAGTCACAGTCAAATTCAAATGGTTTGGATTGCAGAACAAAGTAGAGAGTTTCATCCACAAGGTATTGAACTATTAGAAAAAGTTTGGGTTTCGATGCAGGTGTGGTGTGGAAAGATGTAGTTTGTATATTTGCTAGAAGGGTGTGGCTTTGTCCAGCTTTTCACTCAATATCTAGATACAAACATTTTATGAGTCATAACTTGTATTACAGCAAGAGAAGCGTCTATTCACCAACTTCCACAGGGAGCTCTTCTGCTGGATAGACAAATGGATCAACCTGACGATGGACGACATTCGTCGGATGGAGGAGGAGACACAGAAGGAACTTGACGATGTGAGTTTACTCTTTTTCTGTAGTTACGTGACACGATCGAACAGATCAGTTAATAACAATGTAACTAGGTTTTAAGTTATGATGCTGAGTAGATTATGTATATGATTTAATGTATGCAAACAACTGAAATAATatagaaaaagacaaaattttgaatgAAACTAATTtaatgctttgtattttttttattgcctaTAGATGCGAGAGAAGGATCCAGTTAAAGGGATGTCTGCTGCCGATGAATAGATGCTGCAGCCGGGACAGTGAGTACAGCTTTGTGTGCAAATTAATATTCTGCCGCAAACACCCTGTAAACATTATTCAGATGTCTTTGTAATATTTTGCTCATTACAGGGAGTTCCTGTACATGTAGTAGATTGCCTTTCTGTGGTATCTTCACattctttctcttgttttttgtcaCTGTATGTTTAGAGGACATCCAAACGACAGGAATTTGGTCATGTCCTTGTTTGGGAAAGAGACTCCGCAGTATGATCGGCGACTCTCGCTCACTCTCCTCAAGCTCCACGCCAGTATATATTCTCTTTTCTCCACACCTGCAAACAGCGGGAACTCATCCAGAGATGTTTCTTACactaaaaatgataaatgtattcTGTTAAGTTTATTGGTTTGTCTCCAAATATTCCTGTTTACTTTTATCTTTTGTGTTGATCATGTTGACCAACAGCACTTATGTGCCTAAACAGTCCTCACTACTTGTATTACCAgcttgtttacatgtttttctaGCAGATATTAACAGATTTGAACGTGACCAAGATGCCTCGGTTACATGCTAGTAACCATGAGATTATTATACAGCTTGGTCTGACCTGACCCATTGTTATCCATAGACCCCAATTCTCAGGTAATTTTGTACATTGAAAAGAATCTTTATATTGTTAGGATGTTTATGATATTAAAACAAGTTTACACTTGTAATATTGTCAACCTGGTTTTGTTTGAATTAGTTAACACACAAGGTAAATATGTTGGGTAATCATTATCGGTTTGGCCATCGTGAACTGTATTCGTGCACTCATTTATTCGAGGCTTGTTGCACCTTCCCATcggaataataaaacattttgtggttGCTGGATTTGGATCAAATGTAATACTTGATGAaacaaatgatattaaaaagaGGTTGTATTATGATTTGCAGATCTGTTATTGTGCCAGTTTTATTAATAAGTGAAGTTTTCACATGTATGGTTGTTTAATGActaatttaactttaaattactgtaaataatttatattgaGATATGCCAAATACAGCAAGGACATGCTGTGGTATTGACAGCCTGgatttctttattttggggAGGTAGCAAGATCATGCTACAGTTCTTGTATGCAGTTGTTGTTCTTTATATAAGCAGTTGTATATTCATGCAGGTCTGTTTCGCGACATCAGAAACAGTTTTTTGTACATTGATGCGCTCTTCTATTAAGCAATGAAATGAGCGATCAAAATCATTCAGTCCTGTATTGCAACTAAACTTAAAATGTCGATGTGCATTAGTGGTTACTAAATAGCTCATGTTGCTTTAGAAAGgctaaataatatacatatttccCACCAGACAAAGTATTTTATATTAGTTATTCTGTTTAAAAGACTCTTGAGACGCATAAACATTTTGCTGTTTCTGCAGGCGTGTGCAAACTTCTGCGCTCAGCGTTACTCTACATAATGTCTACATATCATTTGTAATGCAAGTTAGGGTTTCTATTTATTGTGTTACACTTTGAAAATGAAACTACATCTACAACTATTCAGTTGCATATGAAACTAAAGAAGGGTTGGTGTTGACATTAGACCAATATAAATactttgtgtattagtcaaatatTTGTCAGTTTGGTCCAGATCCGCACCTCCCCAGATAAGTACTTGAAGGCTTATACAGAGATGTTATCAAAACCATTCTTTCATTTGTTATTCAATCCATTAAGTAAAACCCAGTAAAATGCCATGGAGATAATACACAACTCCATATAAGCTTATGTGAGTTGCTCTAGACTCTAGAGTCTGACGCCTATTAATTCCATCAAACGTATAAAACTGAACACACTGCaagtcactttaaaaaaaagcatcaACCAGATGCatgaaacaacaacacaaaacaatgaaaattttcatttatttatttattacaaatagaCAGCTTATGAGTCTTTATGATGATTTAAATGGTTTGGCTTagtcttttatttaatttctatttCACTTTTACAAGTAGCATCTGCTGAACAAATTTCTCCCATCATCAATCACTCATGTAAGAGTTGTGTGATACAGAACAGTCATAACAAGTACAGTGCAACTAGCATGACTGAATCACAGAAAGGCATTCCTGTATGTgtgcataaaataaatgaatttgcCGGTGCATTGTGTGGTtaatgtctgcatttgcagCAGAACCAACATTTATAATTCACTCCAAAACAAGATTTAGAGTTGGACAAGTAGTGTATGCGTGCAATGAGCCCCTGTCTCAGCTACAGTATCTTTCTGAATGTAGTGCTTATTAAAAATGGCCAAAGGTCTTTCTCCCAATATCAAATCGTTAAGTAAACTATCACCTAGTGACCACATTTAGTGGAAAACAATATCTGGAAAAATATAGCAACACTTAATGCATACAATATGCTTCTACTCACCATGTGCTTCTAGTGTGGAAGAGAGAGAAGTCATTCACATAATTACTGTGTTATAAAGAAACAGCAAATATTCTAGAGTCAGTCTAGCAGATGTGCAAAGgcaataaaaacagattttcagaCAATCTTTTTGACACGTTTCCGGGGACGATAATATCCCATTCCCCATatagaaaaatgttaaagataCAGAAAAAGCAAGAGCAAAACAAATGGCTTAAATAAAAAGGCTGGGGAGGTGGGAGGATTTAAGGCTCATAGCATGAAATCTAAAATGCAACGTAACTGCACAACAAATACTTGATTTGATGAGACTTGAAATCACATCGAGCCTCACGTTGAAGAAATGTGTGCGTACGTTCTGGAAGCTCCAGTTACAACTCCCCTCGTATCGACATCAAAGGGGGTGATGCTCATTCTGTCAATGAATTCTACATCACTGGTCCTGAAACACCAGTCGGACATCTTCGCTAAAGCGACTCACTGTATCTGAAATGTTAGTGATGAGAACGCTGACACTGGTCATCTTCAACATTCACATGCTTGTAGCTTATAGAACAAAACGGTCTTcttacattaataaacattaataatatgCTTACCgataaaaatcacaaacaacaaaataataatataaagaaatagGCATGAATAGTCTGGATATCAAATattctcccaaaaataaaaacaggggGATATGGTCCTGGAAGTCCTACAAAAATCTGCTAAGCTGATGAAGAAGG
Protein-coding regions in this window:
- the LOC130428162 gene encoding phosphatidylinositol transfer protein alpha isoform-like, yielding LLLVSPTSSNIIPVLTNEYMKDNFLIMIETWHKPDLGELDNVHKLGPEQWKKVEVVHIDIANRSQVDTKDYKPDEDPATFKSEKTGRGPLGANWKKELPQKTDCPHMCAYKLVTVKFKWFGLQNKVESFIHKQEKRLFTNFHRELFCWIDKWINLTMDDIRRMEEETQKELDDMREKDPVKGMSAADE
- the LOC130429256 gene encoding phosphatidylinositol transfer protein alpha isoform-like encodes the protein MLIKEFRIVLPISVEEYQVGQLYSVAEASKKETGGGEGVEVLKNEPYEKEGEKGQYTHKIYHLQSKVPSFVRLLAPSSALSIHEEAWNAYPYCRTGTIHSMNIQLYQAMSCMDILTGV